The following coding sequences are from one Achromobacter sp. B7 window:
- a CDS encoding type II toxin-antitoxin system HicA family toxin, which produces MDSREIIRQLRLAGWVYRNARGLQHIYVHPPKPGHISVPHPKKDLGIGLVAKLLTQAGLK; this is translated from the coding sequence ATGGACAGCCGCGAAATCATCAGACAGCTCCGCCTGGCGGGTTGGGTCTACCGCAACGCGAGAGGCTTGCAACACATTTATGTCCACCCGCCAAAGCCCGGACATATCAGCGTGCCCCATCCGAAAAAGGATTTGGGAATCGGCTTGGTCGCCAAGCTGCTGACGCAGGCAGGACTGAAGTAG
- a CDS encoding hydrolase — protein MQSNAAIALTPDAAMARAIYDLGHSTVFAARTDPRFSYCMYVPPHIDTARHPMELVVIMHGTGRAFVEYRDAFSEFARWNDCIVLCPLFPVGPLGDGNRDGFKQLREGDIRYDQILLDMVAEVGEKFGMRFDKFGLFGYSGGGQFVNRFAYLHPERLWAVSIGAPGSVTLLDPSQDWWVGVRDAETRFGKGVDIEALKQVAVHMIVGKADLETWEITHREGGKFFMAGANDAGKTRPERLESLRRSFESAGVKAVLDLVDNVPHDGLKCVGHVQDFLARALRKRRNAEN, from the coding sequence ATGCAGTCCAACGCAGCTATCGCTCTGACTCCCGACGCCGCCATGGCTCGGGCCATCTACGACCTGGGCCACAGCACGGTGTTCGCCGCGCGCACCGACCCGCGTTTTTCCTATTGCATGTACGTGCCGCCGCATATCGACACGGCCAGGCACCCCATGGAACTCGTCGTCATCATGCACGGCACGGGCCGCGCCTTTGTGGAATACCGCGACGCCTTCTCGGAGTTCGCCCGCTGGAACGACTGCATCGTGCTGTGCCCGCTGTTTCCGGTGGGACCGCTGGGCGACGGTAACCGCGACGGCTTCAAGCAACTGCGTGAAGGCGACATCCGCTACGACCAGATCCTGTTGGACATGGTGGCCGAAGTGGGCGAGAAGTTCGGCATGCGCTTCGACAAGTTCGGCCTGTTCGGCTATTCCGGCGGCGGCCAATTCGTGAACCGCTTTGCCTACCTGCATCCCGAACGCCTGTGGGCCGTGTCGATTGGCGCACCGGGCTCGGTGACGCTGCTGGACCCCAGCCAGGACTGGTGGGTGGGCGTGCGCGATGCCGAAACGCGCTTTGGCAAGGGTGTGGACATCGAAGCGCTCAAGCAGGTGGCGGTGCACATGATTGTCGGCAAGGCGGACCTGGAAACGTGGGAAATCACGCACCGCGAAGGGGGCAAGTTCTTCATGGCCGGCGCCAATGACGCCGGCAAGACGCGCCCCGAACGGTTGGAATCGCTGCGCCGCTCATTCGAATCGGCCGGAGTGAAAGCCGTGTTGGACCTGGTGGACAACGTGCCGCACGACGGCCTGAAGTGTGTCGGCCACGTGCAGGACTTTCTGGCGCGCGCGCTGCGCAAGCGGCGCAATGCAGAAAACTGA
- a CDS encoding ABC transporter permease, which yields MLRFALSRIVMAVPTLLIVAVAVFVMIRLIPGDPAQLLLGDLATPAALADLRARLGLDQTWLTQFGIWFGNMLHGDLGASINTGQPVLALVWDRFLISGRVVLVAVVFAALVAVPAGMIAAWKQNKWPDLFLVGSATLLVSIPTFWLGLLLLIFFGLKLQWLPVVGYVSIGEDWKAGLLYLAMPILTLFLHEIGVLMRMARASTLEVLRLDYITHARAKGLSESAVLMRHAFRNAFGPTWTLIGLVLGNLLGGIAVVETVFTIPGLGRLLVDSIFARDYPVIQGCLLFVGVVYVVVNLLIDLCYPLFDPRVTAE from the coding sequence ATGCTGCGTTTCGCGCTATCCCGAATTGTCATGGCTGTGCCGACCCTGCTGATCGTGGCGGTGGCGGTGTTCGTGATGATCCGGCTGATCCCGGGCGACCCCGCCCAACTACTGCTGGGCGACTTGGCAACGCCGGCCGCGCTGGCGGACCTGCGGGCGCGGCTGGGCCTGGACCAGACCTGGCTGACCCAGTTCGGCATCTGGTTCGGCAACATGCTGCACGGTGACCTGGGGGCGTCCATCAACACCGGGCAGCCCGTGCTGGCGCTGGTGTGGGACCGCTTCCTGATCAGCGGCCGCGTGGTGCTGGTGGCCGTGGTGTTCGCCGCACTGGTCGCGGTGCCGGCCGGCATGATCGCCGCCTGGAAGCAGAACAAATGGCCCGACCTGTTCCTGGTGGGCTCGGCCACGCTGCTGGTGTCGATCCCGACGTTCTGGCTCGGCCTGCTGCTGTTGATCTTCTTCGGCCTGAAATTGCAGTGGCTGCCCGTGGTGGGCTATGTGTCGATCGGGGAAGACTGGAAGGCCGGCCTGCTGTACCTGGCCATGCCGATCCTGACCTTGTTTTTGCACGAGATCGGTGTGCTGATGCGCATGGCGCGCGCCAGCACGCTGGAAGTGCTGAGGCTGGATTACATCACCCACGCGCGCGCCAAGGGGCTGTCCGAATCCGCCGTGCTGATGCGCCACGCGTTTCGCAACGCGTTCGGCCCGACCTGGACGCTGATCGGCCTGGTGCTGGGCAATCTGCTGGGCGGCATCGCCGTGGTGGAAACGGTATTCACCATCCCCGGGCTGGGGCGTCTGCTGGTCGATTCCATCTTTGCGCGCGACTACCCCGTCATCCAGGGCTGTTTGTTGTTCGTGGGCGTGGTCTACGTGGTGGTGAACCTGCTGATCGACCTGTGCTATCCCCTCTTCGACCCGAGAGTAACCGCCGAATGA
- a CDS encoding ABC transporter ATP-binding protein produces MSALVSVSNLTLTVGQGGREIVSGVSFDVAPGEMVGIVGESGSGKTQAARAIMGLTPAPLVVAGGAILFEGVDVTQVDAAVLRKLRGARIGMVFQEPMTSLNPSMPIGRQLDEGLKLHRRAMSPAQRRERILEMLRRVGISDPKGAMDAWPHEFSGGMRQRMMLASVMLLEPALLIADEPTTALDAVVQRDVLELMVDLTREHNTAVLMISHDLPMVARYTERMVVMQHGKVLEAGTTASILERPRHPYTRKLLDAMPRRLPARKLTQEAPIVEVRNLVVDYAGHQRLFSRTGAKRALDGIDLHVKPREVVAVVGGSGSGKTTLGRAIAGLLAPTSGQILFRNQPVDRRSAAWRDYRLNCQMVFQDPYSSLDPRMTIGQLVGEGLRMVGDLSAADKRRRVDEVLAEVGLGSEYAKRFPHEMSGGQRQRVAIARAIVRRPAFVIADEPVSALDVTVRAQVLDLFADLQERHGFSCLFISHDLGVVEQVADRVVVMRNGAIVEQGSRDAVFDRPQEDYTRSLLQAIPALESTESGGVRLRWRLDGQEPMRAIA; encoded by the coding sequence ATGAGCGCACTGGTATCCGTATCGAACCTGACGCTGACCGTCGGGCAGGGCGGCCGCGAGATCGTCAGCGGGGTGTCGTTTGACGTTGCCCCGGGCGAAATGGTCGGCATCGTGGGCGAGTCGGGCAGCGGCAAGACGCAAGCCGCGCGCGCCATCATGGGCCTGACGCCCGCGCCGCTGGTGGTAGCGGGCGGCGCCATCCTGTTCGAAGGCGTGGACGTCACCCAGGTCGACGCGGCAGTGCTGCGCAAGCTGCGCGGCGCGCGCATCGGCATGGTGTTCCAGGAACCCATGACGTCGCTGAACCCGTCCATGCCCATCGGCCGGCAACTGGACGAAGGCTTGAAACTGCATCGCCGCGCGATGTCGCCCGCGCAACGCCGCGAGCGTATTCTTGAAATGCTGCGCCGCGTGGGCATCAGCGACCCCAAAGGGGCGATGGACGCTTGGCCGCACGAGTTTTCCGGCGGCATGCGCCAGCGCATGATGCTGGCCTCGGTAATGTTGCTGGAGCCAGCGCTGCTGATCGCCGACGAGCCCACCACCGCGCTGGACGCCGTGGTGCAACGCGACGTGCTGGAACTGATGGTGGACCTGACCCGCGAACACAACACGGCGGTGCTGATGATCAGCCACGACCTGCCGATGGTGGCGCGCTACACCGAACGCATGGTTGTCATGCAGCACGGCAAAGTGCTGGAAGCCGGCACGACCGCGAGCATCCTGGAACGCCCGCGGCACCCCTACACGCGCAAGCTGCTGGACGCCATGCCGCGCCGCCTGCCGGCCCGCAAGCTGACGCAGGAAGCGCCCATTGTTGAAGTCAGGAACCTGGTGGTGGACTACGCGGGCCATCAGCGCCTGTTCTCGCGCACCGGCGCCAAGCGCGCGCTGGACGGCATCGACCTGCACGTCAAGCCGCGCGAAGTGGTGGCCGTGGTGGGCGGATCGGGCTCGGGCAAGACCACCTTGGGCCGCGCCATTGCCGGGCTGCTTGCGCCTACGTCCGGCCAGATCCTGTTTCGCAACCAGCCGGTGGATCGCCGCTCGGCGGCATGGCGCGACTATCGCCTGAACTGCCAGATGGTGTTCCAGGACCCGTATTCGTCGCTGGACCCGCGCATGACCATCGGCCAGCTGGTGGGCGAGGGCCTGCGCATGGTGGGCGACCTGTCGGCGGCGGACAAGCGCCGCCGCGTGGACGAGGTGCTGGCCGAAGTGGGCCTGGGGTCGGAATACGCCAAGCGCTTTCCGCACGAAATGTCGGGCGGCCAGCGCCAGCGCGTGGCCATTGCCCGCGCTATCGTGCGCCGGCCGGCGTTCGTGATTGCCGATGAACCCGTGTCGGCGCTGGACGTGACGGTGCGTGCGCAGGTGCTGGACCTGTTTGCCGATTTGCAGGAACGCCACGGGTTTTCGTGTCTGTTCATCAGCCACGACCTGGGCGTGGTAGAACAGGTGGCGGACCGCGTGGTGGTCATGCGCAACGGGGCGATTGTGGAGCAAGGCTCGCGCGACGCGGTCTTCGACCGCCCGCAAGAGGACTACACGCGCAGCCTGTTGCAAGCCATTCCCGCCCTGGAATCAACCGAAAGCGGCGGCGTGCGGCTGCGGTGGCGTCTGGACGGGCAGGAACCCATGCGCGCCATCGCCTGA
- a CDS encoding cold-shock protein, giving the protein METGIVKWFNDAKGFGFIMPENGGKDLFAHFSEIVSDGHKVLVENQRVSYVTAQGAKGPHATQIRAL; this is encoded by the coding sequence ATGGAAACCGGAATCGTGAAGTGGTTTAACGACGCAAAAGGATTTGGCTTCATCATGCCCGAGAACGGCGGCAAGGATTTATTTGCACACTTCTCGGAAATCGTGAGCGACGGACATAAAGTGCTGGTCGAAAACCAGCGCGTCAGCTACGTGACCGCACAGGGCGCCAAGGGCCCTCACGCCACTCAAATCCGCGCTCTGTGA
- a CDS encoding DUF808 domain-containing protein, giving the protein MAGSSFFALFDDIATILDDVSVMTKVAAKKTAGVLGDDLALNAQQVTGVPVNRELPVVWAVAKGSFINKLILVPSALLISAFVPWLVTPLLMLGGAFLCFEGVEKLAHKFLPHDESDEGSHAARAQALQDESVDMVAFERSKIKGAVRTDFILSAEIIVISLGAVAGADFTRQVAVLSIIAIAMTIGVYGLVAGIVKLDDLGLHLSQKRAQAVAWLGRGIVGAAPYLMKTLSVVGTAAMFMVGGAILTHGIPPVHAAVEHAAAAIGGGAMVQALTSTMLNALFGVVAGAVVLGVVTAVKRIFKKH; this is encoded by the coding sequence ATGGCCGGTAGCAGTTTCTTCGCATTGTTCGATGACATCGCCACCATTCTGGATGACGTGTCGGTGATGACCAAGGTGGCGGCCAAGAAAACCGCCGGCGTGCTGGGCGACGACCTGGCGCTGAACGCCCAGCAAGTAACCGGCGTGCCGGTCAACCGGGAACTGCCTGTGGTGTGGGCAGTGGCCAAGGGATCGTTCATCAACAAGCTGATCCTGGTGCCGTCGGCGCTGCTGATCAGCGCGTTCGTGCCGTGGTTGGTGACGCCGCTGCTGATGCTGGGTGGCGCTTTTCTCTGCTTTGAGGGCGTTGAAAAACTGGCGCACAAGTTTCTGCCGCATGACGAGTCCGACGAAGGCAGCCACGCCGCGCGTGCCCAGGCCTTGCAGGACGAGTCGGTGGATATGGTGGCGTTCGAACGCAGCAAGATCAAGGGCGCGGTGCGAACCGACTTCATCCTGTCGGCGGAAATCATCGTGATCAGCCTGGGCGCGGTGGCCGGCGCCGACTTCACGCGCCAGGTGGCCGTGTTGTCGATCATTGCCATCGCCATGACGATAGGCGTCTATGGCCTGGTGGCCGGCATCGTCAAGCTGGACGACCTGGGCCTGCACCTGAGCCAAAAGCGCGCGCAAGCCGTGGCATGGCTGGGGCGCGGCATCGTCGGCGCGGCGCCGTATCTGATGAAGACCTTGTCGGTGGTAGGCACCGCGGCCATGTTCATGGTGGGCGGCGCCATTCTCACGCACGGCATTCCCCCCGTGCACGCGGCCGTCGAACACGCCGCGGCCGCTATCGGCGGGGGCGCCATGGTGCAGGCGCTGACGTCCACCATGCTGAACGCACTGTTTGGCGTGGTGGCCGGCGCCGTGGTGCTGGGCGTGGTCACCGCCGTCAAGCGGATCTTCAAAAAGCACTGA
- a CDS encoding ABC transporter permease, which produces MKTRIPKRRIPANALLGGLIVGAMIVAALMGTFWTPHDPLKINFISRLKPPGGDFLLGTDEFGRDELSRLLAGASSSVWISLLTVTFAIVVGTAIGTLTGFVRGWTDRIIMAFNNALLAFPGLLLALGLLAVVGANKYGIILALGLAYTPSVTRIVRGTVLSLREKEFIESSRVLGNSELYTMFRHVLPNCVAPLTVLATSMFGWVILAESALSFLGLGVPPPAPTWGNMLAAARPFMAQASYLSILPGLAIALALLGINLLGDAVRDRLDPRMRGVQ; this is translated from the coding sequence ATGAAAACGCGAATTCCGAAAAGGCGAATTCCCGCCAACGCGCTCCTGGGTGGCCTGATCGTCGGGGCGATGATCGTCGCGGCGCTGATGGGCACTTTCTGGACGCCGCATGACCCGCTGAAGATCAACTTCATCTCGCGCCTGAAGCCGCCCGGCGGCGACTTCCTGCTGGGCACCGACGAGTTCGGCCGCGACGAGCTTTCGCGCTTGTTGGCCGGCGCATCAAGCAGTGTGTGGATCAGCCTGTTGACGGTGACCTTCGCCATCGTCGTGGGCACCGCCATCGGCACGTTGACCGGCTTTGTGCGCGGCTGGACCGACCGCATCATCATGGCCTTCAACAATGCGCTGCTGGCCTTTCCCGGCCTGTTGCTGGCGTTGGGGCTGCTGGCCGTGGTGGGCGCGAACAAGTACGGCATCATCCTGGCGCTGGGCCTGGCGTACACGCCGTCGGTAACGCGCATCGTGCGCGGCACGGTGTTGTCGCTGCGTGAAAAAGAGTTCATCGAATCGTCCCGCGTGCTGGGCAATTCCGAGCTCTACACGATGTTCCGACACGTGCTGCCCAACTGCGTTGCGCCCCTGACGGTGCTGGCCACGTCGATGTTCGGCTGGGTGATCCTGGCCGAAAGCGCGCTCTCCTTCCTGGGCCTGGGGGTGCCGCCGCCCGCGCCCACCTGGGGCAATATGCTGGCCGCCGCGCGCCCGTTCATGGCGCAGGCGTCCTATCTGTCCATTCTTCCCGGCCTGGCCATCGCGCTGGCGCTGCTGGGCATCAACCTGTTGGGCGACGCGGTGCGAGACCGTCTCGACCCCCGCATGAGGGGCGTGCAATGA